From Chloroflexota bacterium:
CCGGCCAGCGTGACCTTGACGCCGCCTCGCCGGCCACGAAAGCCGCCCTCCAGGCGTACGCCGACGGGGTGAACGCCTGGATCGGCGCCCATCGAGGCTCGCTTCCGCTCCCGTTCGTCGTCATCGGCGCGAAGGCCGGACTCGGCGGCGGACTCGGTGGCTACGAACCGGAGCCATGGACGCCGCTCGATTCGGCGGCCTGGTCGAAGGTCCAGGCATGGAATCTCGGCGGCAACTTCGACAGCGAGGTCTTCCGGCTGGCCGCCGACGCGCGGCTCGGCGACCCTGCCCTCACGAACCAGCTCACGCCGGCCTACCCGGCGACCGCTCCGGTCGAGGTGCCGACGGGCGCCCCGGGCTCGGGCGGAGCCGGCGCGACCGGCGGGACGTCCTTCATCGGCGCCGGCGGTGCCACCGGCTCGACCGGACCGGCGGCGGCCACCGCCGCCGGCTCTGCCTCGAACCCCGCCACGGTCTCCACCGCGACGGCGAACCTCGCCGCCGGCTGGCAGGACCTCGCGACGACCGCCGGGCGGCTCCTCGCCGTCGCCGGTCTCGACGGCGCCGGTGGGACCGCCGGCGACCATGGCATCGGCTCGAACGACTTCGTGGTGAGCGCGGCGAAGAGCGCGACCGGCCATGCCCTCCTCGCGAACGATCCGCATCTCGGGCTCGACATGCCGTCCGTCTGGTACATGAACGGACTCCACTGCCGCGTGGTCAGCGCCGCCTGCCCGTACGACGTCGTGGGCGTCTCGTTCCCCGGCGTCCCCGCCGTCATCCTCGGCCACAACGCCCGGATCGCGTGGGGCGCGACGAACGTCAACCCGGACGTCGAGGATCTCTTCCAGGAGAAGGTCGACCCGGCCGATCCCACCCACTACCTGTACAAGGGCCAGTCCGTCGCCTTCACCGTCCGTCATGAGGTCATCAAGGTCGCCGGCGGTCCGGACGTCGCCATCGATGTCCGTTCGACCGGCCACGGCCCGATCGTCAGTGACGTGAGCGACCGGCTCAGGGCCTCCGGCGCCCTGTACAGCCTCCGCTGGACCGCGACCGCCGAGCCGGACCGCATCCTCGATTCGTTCTTCGCCCTCGACACCGCGGCGAACTGGAACGATTTCCGGGCCGCACTCTCCGTCTACGGGGCTCCGTCGCAGAACTTCGTGTACGCCGACGTCGACGGCCACATCGGCCTGCAGATCCCGGGTCTCGTCCCGATCCGCGAGGATCCCAGGGACCTCGGCGACCGGCCGGTCCCGGGCTGGGACGGCCTGCACGAGTGGACCGGCTACGTGAAGTACGACGACCTTCCCCGCCTGTACGACCCACCGTCGGGGATCATCGCGACAGCCAACGCGGCCGCCGTCGACGCGAAGTACCCCTATCTCATCGGCCGCGAGTGGGATCCCGGCTATCGGGTCGCCCGGATCACGTCGCTCCTCACGACCGCCGCGACGCATGGCGGGGTGACGCAGGCGACCCTGAGCGCCGTCCAGCTCGACACGTACGTCGGGCGGGCACCGCTCGTCATCGACCAGCTCGGGCGGGCGGCGCCGGCGACTGCGGACGGCACGACGGTCCTCGACCGGATCCGCTCGTGGGACGACCATTGCACGACGGACAGCACCGGTTGCGCGGCCTACATGACGTTCGAGTACCGGCTCCTCCGCGGGTTGTTCGACGCCCGGCTCGGCGATCTCGCCCGCGACTACGTCGGCTCCACGGAGAGCTGGCAGGCACTCATCGCGCTCCTCGGACAACCCACGAGCACGTGGTGGGACGACCCGTCGACGCCCGCCCACGAGACGGCCCGGGACGTCGTCTCCCAGGCCCTCGACCGGGCCGGTGCGGACCTGCGATCGACGTTCGGCGATCCGGCGCGCTGGACGTGGGGTCGCGAGCACACGATCGCGTTCCGCGAGCCGACGCTCGGCACGAGTGGCATCGGGCCCCTCGAGTGGTACTTCGACTCGGGTCCGTACCCGGTCGCCGGCGCCGCCGGCGCGGTCGACAACACATACTCCCAGTACAGCGTGGCGTATCCCGACCCGTCCGACCCGTCGTTCGTGCCCCAGGGGATCAGGGGCGTCTTCGCCGTCACCAACGGGCCCTCGTACCGCCTGACGATCGACATGGGGGCGCTCGACGCCGCTCGGATCGTCATCACGACGGGCCAGTCCGGCAACCCCTTCGACCGCCACTACGGCGACCTCATCGGCGCCTGGCTGGCGGGCGGGACCGTCCCGCTGCCGTTCTCGTCGGCCGCGGTCGACCGGGCGACGGCGACCACGCTCACGCTCACCCCGTGAGGACACGGGCCGCTGGCGCACGGTGAGCGAAGGATCGGCGGTCGCCGCCGGCCTGGCGTCGGACCTCGTCGTGGTCGGCGCCGGGACGATGGGCGCCTGGACGGCGCTCGCGGCGCGTCGCGCGGGGCGCAGCGTCACGCTCATCGATGCATACGGGGCAGGCCATCCCCGCGCCACCTCGGGCGATGAGACGCGGATCCTCCGATCGGCCCACGGCGACGATCCGTTCTACGGGCGCTGGGCCCGCCGGGCCAGAACGCTCTGGCGCACGGCCGCGGAGGAGTGGGGCGAACCGCTCTTCCAGGAGGTCGGCTGCCTGTGGTTCGGGAGCGGCGATGGTCGGTTCGAGGCGGACTCCGAGGCGACGCTCCGCGCGGAGCGTATCCCCGTCGAACGGTTGACTCCGGATGAGCTCCATGCCCGCTGGCCGCAGATCGCCGCCGACGATCTCGCCTTCGCGATCTTCGAGCCAGAGGCCGGACTTCTCCTTGCCCGCCGGGGCATCGCGGCCGTCGTCCGGGCGTTCGAGCGCGGCGGCGGTCATTTCGAGCTCAGTGCCGTCCATCCCGGTCGCGCCTCCGGGCGCCGGCTCGAGGCGGTCGTCGACGGCGGCGGTGGGGCCATCCGTGGCGGCGCCTTCGTGTTCGCCTGCGGGCCGTGGCTGCCGCGGCTCTTCCCGGAGATTCTCGGTGACTTCATCCGGGTGACGAAGCAGGACGTCTTCTTCGTCGGCCCGGGCGGTGGCGACGATCG
This genomic window contains:
- a CDS encoding penicillin acylase family protein; its protein translation is MRIVRGVLAVIVLLVLVVVLATGGLLASITGRALPQVGGTLQLAGLHGTVTVQRDVSGIAQITAGDPHDLFMAQGYVHASERFWQMEVWRHISSGRLSELFGSGSVKTDEFIRTLGWRQAGQRDLDAASPATKAALQAYADGVNAWIGAHRGSLPLPFVVIGAKAGLGGGLGGYEPEPWTPLDSAAWSKVQAWNLGGNFDSEVFRLAADARLGDPALTNQLTPAYPATAPVEVPTGAPGSGGAGATGGTSFIGAGGATGSTGPAAATAAGSASNPATVSTATANLAAGWQDLATTAGRLLAVAGLDGAGGTAGDHGIGSNDFVVSAAKSATGHALLANDPHLGLDMPSVWYMNGLHCRVVSAACPYDVVGVSFPGVPAVILGHNARIAWGATNVNPDVEDLFQEKVDPADPTHYLYKGQSVAFTVRHEVIKVAGGPDVAIDVRSTGHGPIVSDVSDRLRASGALYSLRWTATAEPDRILDSFFALDTAANWNDFRAALSVYGAPSQNFVYADVDGHIGLQIPGLVPIREDPRDLGDRPVPGWDGLHEWTGYVKYDDLPRLYDPPSGIIATANAAAVDAKYPYLIGREWDPGYRVARITSLLTTAATHGGVTQATLSAVQLDTYVGRAPLVIDQLGRAAPATADGTTVLDRIRSWDDHCTTDSTGCAAYMTFEYRLLRGLFDARLGDLARDYVGSTESWQALIALLGQPTSTWWDDPSTPAHETARDVVSQALDRAGADLRSTFGDPARWTWGREHTIAFREPTLGTSGIGPLEWYFDSGPYPVAGAAGAVDNTYSQYSVAYPDPSDPSFVPQGIRGVFAVTNGPSYRLTIDMGALDAARIVITTGQSGNPFDRHYGDLIGAWLAGGTVPLPFSSAAVDRATATTLTLTP
- a CDS encoding FAD-dependent oxidoreductase, which produces MSEGSAVAAGLASDLVVVGAGTMGAWTALAARRAGRSVTLIDAYGAGHPRATSGDETRILRSAHGDDPFYGRWARRARTLWRTAAEEWGEPLFQEVGCLWFGSGDGRFEADSEATLRAERIPVERLTPDELHARWPQIAADDLAFAIFEPEAGLLLARRGIAAVVRAFERGGGHFELSAVHPGRASGRRLEAVVDGGGGAIRGGAFVFACGPWLPRLFPEILGDFIRVTKQDVFFVGPGGGDDRFTADRLPCFVDYDAASYGIPAVDGRGLKIAPDRYGPVFDPSGGDRLVDPESARLMRRYLARRFPALAEAPIVETRVCQYETTPDTHFLIDRHPDFDNVWLVGGGSGHGFKHGPVIGEHVVARLDGAPVGPGEERFALDRPRVPHPGLRTGADAMADGWRGY